The region TTAGAAGGGCTTCGCAAGTTGTCTTTCGAAAATTGGGATCTAATGGCCATCCCCTACCCAGCAATATATCCATCATTTCCTGGCACAACTTACACTGAACCTCTTTTTTTTGATGATTTTATTCTTTACTGTTCTGATTCATTTCAAGATTCTTCAAATTTGGAACAATTTGATTCAATTCGTAAAGCTTGTTGTATCCTCCCCTATCAATGGGACAAATTTATCCTTCACTCTTTCTTTTCAGATATTTGTGTTTGTATAAAAAATGTTTCATGGAAAAAACTTCGAGAAAACTTTATCTGTTCCGACACCCTTCGCCATTTACTTTTTTTGGGCCCACAAAAATGGATGTCTTTTCTCATTGGGTTTAAGAAAAAAAACGTCAAAAGCTACAAACAAATCCCATTTTGTTGGGTTGTACGAATCGATGCCGCTGCTTTCATTCATGAAATAAACTCATGGATCAAAAACCAAAAAAAAACTGGCGTTATTAATATTCTTCTGACAAAATACTACAACTATGTTTTTCCATTGGCCAATCCACTTTCAAAATCGTTTCACTCATTCTATTCGTCTACTTTGTCAATATACGATGACATTATAAAAAAATACGCTGGCATGATCGGATTGGAATGGCTTCTTGCCGCCTCCTTAATTTATGAGGAAAGTAAATTTCAAACTAAGCTAACTTCCCGTTCAGGGGCTTATGGAATTATGCAACTCATGCCCTTTATTATGGAACGATACGGTATCGATACTTCTAGTTCTGTTGATAAGCAGATATATGTTGGTTTTTTACTGCTAAGCGAATTTAACAAAGTATTTGATAAATTTTCTCTCCCTCCCTCAGTACGCGACCGTGTGATTATTACAGCTTACAATATGGGATTCTTTCCACTTAAAAAATGCATCGAACTAATTCAGAAAAAGCAAAGCTTGAAAGAAGTTACCTTTAAACAAATACTAGACTGTCTTGAAAATAATCAGGAAGGATTCCGATTACCTCGACCAATGTTAAAGCAGGGAAAAGTTTTTGTCAGTAATATATTCGAACGTTATCAAATTTACCGCGAGCTCTACGACTAAGCTTATAAGATTAAACAGAAAATGATTTACTTTTGTTCATCATTATGAACGGAAAGTTCATTAAACACTCTTTCATCTACATGGTTGTTGGAGCTCTTCCTCTAGCAACTAGCATACTATTATTACCTTTTTATGGCAATAAATATCTTCTTACGACTGAACAATTTGGCTTGTTGGCTATATACATTCTGCTTTCAGATTTTGCAAGATTAGCTTTTACATTTGCTCTCGAAAATTATGTCGGTGTAAATTTTATCCATGTAGTTCAAGATCCACAAAAACAAAAAATATTCATTGGAACTGTTTTTGGATTAATGACACTGCTAGGAACATTTATGTTGGTTTTGTTCACCACAACAGGAAATTTGCTTTTTGGAACAATCTACCCTGGTGGAAAACTAATTTTTTTCCCATATGGTTTTCTCTCTCTTGCTACAGGCCTTTTCACAGCTATTTTTAAAGGTTATGGCAATCTGATGATTTATCAACAGAAACCCAAATCTTATTTTTGGGCTCATTTTATCCACTTTCTTTCGGTGGTTGGTATTTCCATTTCATGGCTCTATCTCCAGCCCTATTCTCTCGACGGTCCCATTTATGCAAGATGGATAGGTTCAATCATAACTCTTCTCTGGACATTTGCTTTCGTAGTTAAAAATGGCAAATTTTCTATGGACCTTCCTATCATTAAAGATGCCTTCAAATTTTCAATACCTCTGTGGATCTTTTACATTCTTTACTGGGTAGTAGCTAACATCGATCGCTACATTATTTTAGGATTCCTTACTGCTAAGGAGGTTGCTATTTACGACGTAGCTATTAAAGTAACTTTATTGATTGAATTTCTTCAAAATGGTCTTTCTTCTGCTATTTTTCCTGAAGTTTTCAAAATTTGGAAAGCAAATCATAACGCAAAAACCTCTCATCAAGAGGTAAATAAATATTTTGATTTTTTCACGTTATTAACTTCTTGGTCGATCCCTCTTACCTTTCTGGCAACAATTCTATTCTTGCCACTTTTTGTCAACAACGAAGATTTATACCAGGCTTTTCGATATCTTCCTGTTTTGCTTGCAAGTATGATCATTCGTTCGTGGTTTTATTATGAATATGCCATTATTAATTATTTTAAAAAAACCCTCGTACTTGCTTGGTCTTTTGCTGTAGTTGCTGTTTTTCAGGTTATCTTGACTTACTGGGGAGTACGTCTTGCATCTTTGGATGGAGCTATGATGGTTAATTTTTTAATCAAAATTTTACAGGTTGTTCTTCTTTATGTAGGTATTCGTTCCTGGTTTAATTTCGTTCCCTCCTGGAAAACTATGTTTTTCATGCCGTCGTTCTTTATTGTATTTTTGTTCATTGCTTATTTCTTCAATATTCCATTTTGGATAAATTTTTCTATTCAGGTGATCATGTTGCTCGTTTTGATGTATGTTTTTTATCCACACCCCATTCGATATATTAAAAAATTTGTCCAAAATTTTCTTGTATTTTAGCAACATCATTAGAGCATATTAGAATCATTTTTTTTCTTAGGTTTGTCAAAAAAAATGAGCACTTTTCGTGATAAGTATTTATCCTATGTTGTAGCGGGTATATTTATTCTCGTTTTATTATTGATCATGTTTTATCCAGCTCTGGAAGGAAAAACCATATTACAGGAAGACGTTATGAGCTGGAAAGCAAATTCAAAAGAAGCTTTTGATTACTACCATAAAACTGGAAAACAAGCTTTTTGGGCGAACAACGTTTTCAGTGGTATGCCCACGTATCAGATTACCATCAAACATTGGGGAAATTTGTTCTTACACGTAGACAAAGCACTTACATTATTTTTACCTTTCTTCATGGGAATTATCTTTTTGATATTCACCGGTTTTTATCTTTTTACGCGTTGGTTGAAGATGAATCATTCTGCTGCATTATTAGGTGCATTGGCATTTACTCTTTCATCATATTTCTTCATCATTTTGGCTGTAGGTCATAATTCAAAAGCTCATGCTATTGCTTATATGGTTCCATACTTGATTTCAGTGTTTTTCCTATACCGCGGAAAATATTTGCTAGGTACTTTATTGACAGCTGCTATTTTGGCTCTTGAGCTGAGTTGTAACCACGTTCAAGTAACATATTATCTAGCTTTCATGGTTCTTTTTCTAGTGATCAGCGAATTTATTCATGCCATCAAGGAAAAGGCTTTTAAACGTTTTTTTGTCGCAGCTGGTTTGCACCTAGCGAGTGTACTAATAGCTATTTTGGTGAATTTCTCAAACATCTATACTTCCTACCAATATGCCAAAGAAACCATTCGTGGCAAATCTGAACTGACTAGCAAAGAAAATGTTAAAGGACTGGACAAAAGTTATATCACCCAATGGAGTTATTCGCCAGGAGAAACTTGGACATTGATCATACCTAACGCCAAAGGAGGGGCAAGCCAACCTATTAAAATAGACGGAAAACGTTTTCTTTCCAGCGTCGAGAATCCACAAGTCAGAGGCTTTTTAGGGGAATGGCACCAGTATTGGGGTGAACAACCTTTTACATCTGGGCCAGTCTATGCTGGTATTGTCATAAGTTTTCTTTTCCTACTTTCTCTCTTCCTATCGTCTCATCCCCTCAAATGGCCTCTTCTTGCTATCTCGTTGCTTGCTTTAGTTCTTTCTTGGGGTCACCACGCTTCTTGGCTTACCAACTTTTTTATCGACTACATTCCTCTGTACGATAAATTTCGAGCTCCCTCCATGTGGCTTATCGTACTTGAAATTACTATTCCTCTATTAGCTGTTTTCTTTATACATGATTTACTCACTCGAAAAGAGGAACTACAGAAAAAAATTAAAGTTTTATATATTACTGGAGGTATTATGACTTTCATTTTATTGTTATTTTATCTCTCACCTTCTTCTTTCTTTTCATTCATCTCATCTAACGATACCAGCATGATCGAACAATATAAGAACTATTTTTCTCAGCAAAGTTCTGATCCAGCTCAAAATGCTCAAATCAACGCATTTTTTGAAAATTTTGAACAAGAGCTTATTGGTTTACGGATCCAGATCTTTAAGCAAGATGTCTTACGTTCTCTCATATTTTTACTTCTTACTTTTACCTTGCTTTGGGCATACTTCAAATGGAAATTTAAACCAATTGTTCTCGTATCTGGTCTAGCTTTATTCATTGCCGCCGACATGATACCTGTCAACAAACGATATTTAAATAACAAAAATTTCGTATCCAAAGCTAAAGCAGAAAAGCCATTCACTGCATCCTTTGCTGACATGCATATCTTGCAGAATAATCCTGAAGGTCATCGAACCCTTAATCTCTCTGTCAATACATTTAACGATGCCACCACATCATACTTCCATCGTAGTATCGGCGGTTATCATGCTGCCAAACTTATGCGTTATCAAGAACTTATTGAGAACCAGATATCTCCCCAGATTAAATTGCTTACATCCTATCTACAAAATAATATTACTCCTGAAAAACTAGATACTGTCTTAAGTAGAATGAACATACTTAATATGCTTAACACACGTTACATTATCGTCAATCCTAACGCTCAACCCATCATCAATCCTCATCATTGTGGTTTTGCATGGTTTGTCGATAGAGCAATTATTGTTGAAAACGCAGATGAAGAAATTCAACGTGTTGGAGAAATTGATCCGAAACGTGAAGTTACAGTAGATAAAAGATTTGCTCATTTATTTAAATCGATTGATTTCACTCATCGCGACACTTCTGCAACCATCCAAAGAACAAACATCACCCCTAACGAAGTTAGTTTCACTGTCCAAACCACTACGCCACAATTAGCCGTCATCAGTGAAATCTGGTACCCAGAATGGGAAGTTTATATCGATGGTAAAAAAGTCGATTTGCTAAGGGTAAATTACGTGTTGCGTGGAGTTGTCGTCCCTGCTGGAGCAAAGGAAATTACAATGAAAATTTATCCTCATGCTTTTATTATGAGTTCCTGGATAAGTCTTGCATCATCTATAATTTTACTTGGAGCTATTTCAACAGCTTTATTTTTCTATTTCAGAAAGAATACATCCTTTAGAAAAAATGAAAATGAATCGCATTCCTAAGCCTTATTTTTATTTTCTATTCACCATCACTTTTTCATTGCTGTTTTTTGTTTGTCTCTCCTTTATGAAAATATCTTTCTCCTTTGCTGGGATTGAATGGAAAGATAGCGGACTAAGAGAATTTTTTCTTCGCGAAAAACCTACTGCTTTACTTGCTGATACTCTCGTACATAAGCCTGATGAAAAAGAAGATCATCGTGATAGTAGCGCACAACGTTTTCTCCTCATTGGAGATTCTATGATTGAATTTTTTCGTCTACGCTTCAACGACTATTGTCGCCATAACGGCCATAAGATGTTTACTGTCATATGGTTTAGTTCTCAAACTTATTGGTTCGGTACCACAGATACCCTCAAGTTTTTTATTGAAAAATACAAACCCACTTACGTATTGCTTAGCTTAGGAGCTAACGAGCTTTTTGTTCCCAACATAAAAAGCAGGCAAAAATATATCGAACACATACTGAAACAAATCGGCAACATTCCTTTCGTTTGGATTGGCCCACCGAACTGGAAGGAAGATACTGGCATTAATGATTTAATCGTAGAAAATGTAGGACCTCGCCGTTTTTTCCCTTCAAAAAACTTAACTTATACTCGTGCCAAAGATGGAGCTCATCCCGACAAGCCCTCTGCCTTCAAATGGGCTGATTCTGTTGCCTATTTTTTACACAACCACGCTCTTCATAAAGTACTCATGAATAAACCTGATACTTTCCTTTACAAAAGCCCTCCTACTGAAATCTTGGCCCCTAAAAAAAATTAGTATGCATTGGAATGAAATTCTATTGGACTTCTTCTCATATCATTTAGATAGGCCATTACTTTTCAACAGTGCTACATTTTGGTTTTGGTTAATTGTTGTTTTAAGTGTTTATGCCCTTATCTATCAACATAACCTTGCTCGAACTATTTTCTTGCTAGCTTTTAGCCTATATTTTTATTACAAAAGCAGTGGCATTTTCGTGATTAACCTTCTTCTAACCATCATCTTTTCATATTTTCTTACCTTTCTGATGTATCAAACCAAAAATTTGCTTTTCAAAAAATTTCTACTTTTCATCACGGTTGCTTTTCCTTTGCTTGTATTGGGTTATTTCAAATACTACAACTTCTTCCTAGATAACGTGGGGGCTTTAACAGGTCAGAATTTCGACAAAGCTGATATATTTCTTCCTATTGGTATTTCATTCTATACTTTTCAGATTTTAAGTTATGTGATCGACGTTTATCGTGGTCAACTTTCCCCTGAAAAAAACTTACTTGATTTCGCATTTTACATCACTTTTTTTCCCCAATTGGTTGCCGGACCTATTGTTCGTGCAAGTTCTTTTCTTCCCCAGCTGAAAAAAAAGATCGTACTGGACAGTGTTGAAATCCAGAAAGGTTTTTTTCTGATATTACAAGGGCTTATCAAGAAAGCCATCATTGCCGACTACATTGCTCAGTACAATGATATAGTTTTCGCCAATCCATCTGGTTACAGTGGTTTCGAAAACCTTATGGCTCTATATGGTTATGCTTTGCAAATTTATTGCGACTTTAGTGGTTACAGCGACATGGCCATTGGTATGGGCAAGATTATGGGGTTTGACCTTGGTATTAACTTCAACAAACCTTACCAGGCACTTAATATTACTGATTTTTGGAGACGATGGCATATCAGTCTTTCAAGCTGGCTTCGAGACTATCTTTACATTCCCCTGGGTGGCAATCGAAAAGGAAAAATTCGCACTTATGTGAACTTATTCATTACTATGCTTCTAGGTGGACTCTGGCATGGAGCTTCATGGAGGTTCGTAATTTGGGGCGGCATGCATGGACTTGGACTTGCCATTCACAAAATTTGGCAAAAAATAGCTCCAACTAAACTGACAGAACATGTTCTTTGGAAAATTTTTTCTTGGTTACTTACATTTCACTTTGTGGTTTTTCTATGGATTTTTTTCCGTGCTAGTACCATGCAAGAAGCTATGGCAATGTTCACACAGATATTTACAGCTATGGATATGGCCTATGTTATTCCATTTTTCGAAGTAAGAAAATTATTTATTGTTCTTCTTCTCTTGGGTTTTGTTATTCATTTTATACCAACCCAGCTCTATCCCACGCTAGAAAATTGGTTTGTACGTGTACCTTGGCCTATCAAAGGATTGGTTTTCATCATCGTTGTCCAGCTCATCATCCAACTGAAAAGCGAGGGTGTTCAACCCTTTATATATTTTCAGTTTTGATAAATTTTTCGGAAAGGAATTCTTTTTTTTCCTACGGTGGAAACATATTGGTTTTCGTATTCCTGGAGCGTTCCTTCAAAGAAACGAACATTCCCTTCAGGCTCAAAGATGATAAGATGCGTACATAGTTTTTGCAAAAACCAACGATCATGACTCACAATTAAAGTACAACCGGCAAAATGCTCTATAGCAAGCTCTAAGGCGCGTAAAGTATTAATGTCAATATCGTTGGTTGGTTCGTCCAAAAGCAATACGTTAGAAGGTTTTTTCAGAGCTAAAGCTAAATGCAGTCTGTTTCTTTCCCCCCCTGATAATAAACCACATTTCTTTTCCTGTACGGGACCAGTAAACTGAAAGCGAGCTAAATAAGCACGAACAGGAATTTCATATTGATCTAAGTTTATAGTTTCTCGCCCATCACTTACCAATTCATAAACTGTTTTATCTGGATCGATAGGAGAATGCTGTTGATCAATATAGGAAATCTGAACTGTGCTCCCTAAAACGACACGACCTTCGGTGGGTTGTTCATAACCTGCTATCAAACGAAGCAATGTAGTTTTTCCAGCTCCGTTGGGACCAATAATTCCGACAACAGCAGTAGGAGGAATCGTAAATGAAAGATCGTTGATTAACCACCTCTCACCTCGCTTTACTGAAACATGCTCAAACCTAATCACATCATTACCCAAGCGTGGGCCTTTGGGGATGAAAATTTCGTAATTCTTTTCTTTCTTTGACGTTTCCTCTTCATACAGTCTCTCGTACGACTTAAGACGAGATCTATTTCGTTCTATCTTTTGTTGAGCATTAAGTTGTGCCCATTCAAGTTCATATTGTAAAGTTTTGATTTTTCGCTCTTCTATTTTTTGGTCTGTTACATACATTTGTAATTTTTGTTGAAGCCATGAAGTGTAGTTACCTTTCCAAGGTACACCTTCACCACGATCTAACTCCAAAATCCATTCGGCAACATGGTCTAAAAAATATCGGTCATGTGTTACTGCAATGATGGTCCCTGGATAATCTCGTAAAAATTGTTCAAGCCAATAAACAGCATTGGCATCTAAATGATTAGTAGGCTCATCAAGCAGAAGAATATCAGGTTGTTGCAGTAGCAATCGTACAAGAGCTACCCTTCGTTTCTCTCCACCGCTTAAAGTGCCAATTAGTCTATCTTGCGACGGACACATCAGTGCCTCCATGGCCATCTGTAAAGTTCGATCAAGTTCCCACCCCTGGTTTGTTTCAATAAAATTGGTCAACTCGCTTTGTCGGTCTATGAGCTTATTGAGTTCTTCGTCCGACATAGGTTCGGCAAAACGCATCGATATCTCTTCATATTCTTTTAATGCTTGGATAAGAGGAGCAACCCCCTCCTCTACTACTTCTCGAACTGTCTTGTTTGCATCCAATTCCGGTTCTTGTGGGAAATACCCAATGCTATACCCGGGCGAATATACTACTTTGCCTTCTGTGGGTTCCTCAAGTCCAGCAATGATTTTTAAAAGCGTCGATTTGCCAGCGCCATTTAAACCGATAACTCCAATTTTAGCCCCATAAAAAAAAGAAAGTGAAATATTTTTCAATACCCAACGGTTAGGAGGATATAGCTTCCCAACTCGAATCATAGAAAAAATAACTTTATCCATTCTAATTTTTTCTATTTAAACGATTTCAAGTCTGAAACATCAAATTTTCCATCTCGCATCGATGATGCTTTACCGAATTTATAATACAATATTTTACCATCTGATGCAGAAAAAATAAGTTTCAAATAGTAAAGCCCAGTCTTATTTTTTGGATCTAAAGTATAACCTAATGCGATCCCTTTGGTTCCGTTCATGGCTGCTTCCAGCATTTGTTCTCGAGAGACCATTTTAATTTTACCTGTGTACCATTTCTGAATGCGCTGAGGATCTTTCAAATCTTCCGTTACGTTCTCTTCAAGCAACCATAATTCCATCTGTGGAAGCGTGCCCTCATTGGCTTTACAAATATCGTCAAGTGTTACTTCTGGTTGAGTCTTGTTGTATTCAATAGCATAATGAAATACTTTTACATATCCTGGAACTTTATATAAGTATTCATTTTCTTCATCCTCATCATCTGAGAAAAAATAATTAAGTGGTGCTAGAATAACATCCTGTAGTTTATCAATTTCACCACTTTTGCTCCCCATGCTGATGCAAAGAAGATTTAATTGCACTTGAGATTTCTCGTAGGGGATTGATCCTTCCGATAGATAGAGAAAGGATGCTTGAGTTTGATTCATTTTTTTTTCAAATTCTTCTGAACTAATTACTTTCCAGGACGTAACCTTCCATGTTTTTTCAACACTTTGAACTAGTATATCATTAAACTGACCGAAAGGGTCATCAGTTTTAACTACATGCATCGTAGAAGAAAGAAATGCTTGTAAACGACTTTTCTTGATGGGAGGTATTTCCTGAGAAAAAAATTCAATCATATAAAAAACGAAAACACACAGTGTCATAAATTTTACCGTAAAACCTTTCATATGAAATTTATTTTAAATCTTAAATCAAAAATACATGAATTTTTGAATCTCTCTTGATAGAGGATAAACCCTAGAACATCAAGC is a window of Bacteroidales bacterium DNA encoding:
- a CDS encoding transglycosylase SLT domain-containing protein; its protein translation is LEGLRKLSFENWDLMAIPYPAIYPSFPGTTYTEPLFFDDFILYCSDSFQDSSNLEQFDSIRKACCILPYQWDKFILHSFFSDICVCIKNVSWKKLRENFICSDTLRHLLFLGPQKWMSFLIGFKKKNVKSYKQIPFCWVVRIDAAAFIHEINSWIKNQKKTGVINILLTKYYNYVFPLANPLSKSFHSFYSSTLSIYDDIIKKYAGMIGLEWLLAASLIYEESKFQTKLTSRSGAYGIMQLMPFIMERYGIDTSSSVDKQIYVGFLLLSEFNKVFDKFSLPPSVRDRVIITAYNMGFFPLKKCIELIQKKQSLKEVTFKQILDCLENNQEGFRLPRPMLKQGKVFVSNIFERYQIYRELYD
- a CDS encoding MBOAT family protein → MHWNEILLDFFSYHLDRPLLFNSATFWFWLIVVLSVYALIYQHNLARTIFLLAFSLYFYYKSSGIFVINLLLTIIFSYFLTFLMYQTKNLLFKKFLLFITVAFPLLVLGYFKYYNFFLDNVGALTGQNFDKADIFLPIGISFYTFQILSYVIDVYRGQLSPEKNLLDFAFYITFFPQLVAGPIVRASSFLPQLKKKIVLDSVEIQKGFFLILQGLIKKAIIADYIAQYNDIVFANPSGYSGFENLMALYGYALQIYCDFSGYSDMAIGMGKIMGFDLGINFNKPYQALNITDFWRRWHISLSSWLRDYLYIPLGGNRKGKIRTYVNLFITMLLGGLWHGASWRFVIWGGMHGLGLAIHKIWQKIAPTKLTEHVLWKIFSWLLTFHFVVFLWIFFRASTMQEAMAMFTQIFTAMDMAYVIPFFEVRKLFIVLLLLGFVIHFIPTQLYPTLENWFVRVPWPIKGLVFIIVVQLIIQLKSEGVQPFIYFQF
- a CDS encoding YfhO family protein; this translates as MSTFRDKYLSYVVAGIFILVLLLIMFYPALEGKTILQEDVMSWKANSKEAFDYYHKTGKQAFWANNVFSGMPTYQITIKHWGNLFLHVDKALTLFLPFFMGIIFLIFTGFYLFTRWLKMNHSAALLGALAFTLSSYFFIILAVGHNSKAHAIAYMVPYLISVFFLYRGKYLLGTLLTAAILALELSCNHVQVTYYLAFMVLFLVISEFIHAIKEKAFKRFFVAAGLHLASVLIAILVNFSNIYTSYQYAKETIRGKSELTSKENVKGLDKSYITQWSYSPGETWTLIIPNAKGGASQPIKIDGKRFLSSVENPQVRGFLGEWHQYWGEQPFTSGPVYAGIVISFLFLLSLFLSSHPLKWPLLAISLLALVLSWGHHASWLTNFFIDYIPLYDKFRAPSMWLIVLEITIPLLAVFFIHDLLTRKEELQKKIKVLYITGGIMTFILLLFYLSPSSFFSFISSNDTSMIEQYKNYFSQQSSDPAQNAQINAFFENFEQELIGLRIQIFKQDVLRSLIFLLLTFTLLWAYFKWKFKPIVLVSGLALFIAADMIPVNKRYLNNKNFVSKAKAEKPFTASFADMHILQNNPEGHRTLNLSVNTFNDATTSYFHRSIGGYHAAKLMRYQELIENQISPQIKLLTSYLQNNITPEKLDTVLSRMNILNMLNTRYIIVNPNAQPIINPHHCGFAWFVDRAIIVENADEEIQRVGEIDPKREVTVDKRFAHLFKSIDFTHRDTSATIQRTNITPNEVSFTVQTTTPQLAVISEIWYPEWEVYIDGKKVDLLRVNYVLRGVVVPAGAKEITMKIYPHAFIMSSWISLASSIILLGAISTALFFYFRKNTSFRKNENESHS
- a CDS encoding oligosaccharide flippase family protein, with protein sequence MNGKFIKHSFIYMVVGALPLATSILLLPFYGNKYLLTTEQFGLLAIYILLSDFARLAFTFALENYVGVNFIHVVQDPQKQKIFIGTVFGLMTLLGTFMLVLFTTTGNLLFGTIYPGGKLIFFPYGFLSLATGLFTAIFKGYGNLMIYQQKPKSYFWAHFIHFLSVVGISISWLYLQPYSLDGPIYARWIGSIITLLWTFAFVVKNGKFSMDLPIIKDAFKFSIPLWIFYILYWVVANIDRYIILGFLTAKEVAIYDVAIKVTLLIEFLQNGLSSAIFPEVFKIWKANHNAKTSHQEVNKYFDFFTLLTSWSIPLTFLATILFLPLFVNNEDLYQAFRYLPVLLASMIIRSWFYYEYAIINYFKKTLVLAWSFAVVAVFQVILTYWGVRLASLDGAMMVNFLIKILQVVLLYVGIRSWFNFVPSWKTMFFMPSFFIVFLFIAYFFNIPFWINFSIQVIMLLVLMYVFYPHPIRYIKKFVQNFLVF
- a CDS encoding SGNH/GDSL hydrolase family protein, with the translated sequence MNRIPKPYFYFLFTITFSLLFFVCLSFMKISFSFAGIEWKDSGLREFFLREKPTALLADTLVHKPDEKEDHRDSSAQRFLLIGDSMIEFFRLRFNDYCRHNGHKMFTVIWFSSQTYWFGTTDTLKFFIEKYKPTYVLLSLGANELFVPNIKSRQKYIEHILKQIGNIPFVWIGPPNWKEDTGINDLIVENVGPRRFFPSKNLTYTRAKDGAHPDKPSAFKWADSVAYFLHNHALHKVLMNKPDTFLYKSPPTEILAPKKN
- the ettA gene encoding energy-dependent translational throttle protein EttA produces the protein MDKVIFSMIRVGKLYPPNRWVLKNISLSFFYGAKIGVIGLNGAGKSTLLKIIAGLEEPTEGKVVYSPGYSIGYFPQEPELDANKTVREVVEEGVAPLIQALKEYEEISMRFAEPMSDEELNKLIDRQSELTNFIETNQGWELDRTLQMAMEALMCPSQDRLIGTLSGGEKRRVALVRLLLQQPDILLLDEPTNHLDANAVYWLEQFLRDYPGTIIAVTHDRYFLDHVAEWILELDRGEGVPWKGNYTSWLQQKLQMYVTDQKIEERKIKTLQYELEWAQLNAQQKIERNRSRLKSYERLYEEETSKKEKNYEIFIPKGPRLGNDVIRFEHVSVKRGERWLINDLSFTIPPTAVVGIIGPNGAGKTTLLRLIAGYEQPTEGRVVLGSTVQISYIDQQHSPIDPDKTVYELVSDGRETINLDQYEIPVRAYLARFQFTGPVQEKKCGLLSGGERNRLHLALALKKPSNVLLLDEPTNDIDINTLRALELAIEHFAGCTLIVSHDRWFLQKLCTHLIIFEPEGNVRFFEGTLQEYENQYVSTVGKKRIPFRKIYQN